One region of Catenuloplanes indicus genomic DNA includes:
- a CDS encoding DUF6194 family protein, with the protein MDEIIAYVSGLDRGVLVLRPREGDGTPELAWGDAFFYHSPDGSVPTTIQPFATIVTKNYPDDESSRLDRPDTFRVNVHVPKEDFIRLTGYAPRDAGQVRADPSEPDTVVPHPVYGTMSWLSIVNPGARTGETVRELLRTAHGVARSRYERPSAE; encoded by the coding sequence ATGGACGAGATCATTGCGTACGTGTCCGGCCTCGACCGCGGCGTGCTGGTGCTGCGCCCCCGGGAGGGCGACGGCACGCCGGAACTCGCCTGGGGCGACGCCTTCTTCTACCACTCGCCGGACGGCAGCGTGCCCACCACGATCCAGCCGTTCGCCACGATCGTCACCAAGAACTACCCGGACGACGAGTCCTCGCGCCTGGACCGCCCGGACACGTTCCGGGTGAACGTGCACGTGCCGAAGGAGGACTTCATCCGCCTCACCGGGTACGCACCGCGCGACGCCGGCCAGGTCCGCGCGGACCCGAGCGAGCCGGACACGGTCGTCCCCCACCCGGTGTATGGCACGATGAGCTGGCTGTCGATCGTCAACCCGGGGGCCCGGACCGGGGAGACCGTGCGTGAGCTGCTGCGTACCGCGCACGGGGTGGCCCGGTCACGATACGAGCGCCCCTCGGCGGAGTGA
- a CDS encoding alpha-galactosidase: MLDARDARPPAVVHWGADLGDLPAPALAAIADASVPAVPPSSIDVPLWLPLLPSFTDGWSERPGLDGFFTDRSPVSFRDWSTDAGAGWISVTADGPLAITTRLELSEEGVLRMRHTVVNRGTSDFVLTALDLQLPVPDRAREVLDFSGLWAHERRPQRGELRQGAWMRESRHGRPGHDDAFLLVAGVPGFGFRGGEVWAAHLAWSGDKRVWAARSALGPAVLGAGELLGAGEVTLAPGDEYCTPWLVAVWSDRGLDGLSDRLHPWIRGRSELHRPRPVVLNTWEAVYFAQDLDTLGALADAAGAVGVERFVLDDGWFTGRRDDRRALGDWFVDAEVWPSGLHPLIKRVHDAGMDFGLWVEPEMVSPSSQLAAAHPDWVLGASGGPTWRFQRVLDLSRPGAYGYVLERLNALLNEYPIAFLKWDHNRDVLTPGVAHAQTTALYRLLRELRVAHPDVEIESCASGGGRVDLGILELVDRFWTSDTNDPLDRQSIQRWTSVLVPPEYLGGHLGDKAAHITGRTTDLAFRQATALFGSAGIEWNLLHATPGERDAIAEWIALHKRLRELLHTGRVVRADTADPAQLVHGVVAQDRRSAIVAYVTLDAPQAALPAPLRIPGLDQNRLYTVRPLLTGAVTQDAPPPWLASGSVTLPGRVLSEVGLAMPLLKPQQAALFEVSAA, translated from the coding sequence GTGCTGGACGCCCGCGACGCACGACCGCCCGCCGTCGTCCACTGGGGTGCCGACCTCGGCGACCTCCCCGCTCCGGCGCTCGCCGCGATCGCCGACGCGTCGGTGCCCGCGGTGCCGCCGAGCAGCATCGACGTACCGTTGTGGCTGCCGCTGCTGCCGTCGTTCACGGACGGCTGGAGCGAACGTCCCGGTCTCGACGGCTTCTTCACCGACCGATCGCCGGTCTCGTTCCGCGACTGGTCCACCGACGCCGGCGCGGGCTGGATAAGCGTCACCGCGGACGGGCCGCTGGCGATCACCACCCGCCTCGAGCTGTCCGAGGAGGGCGTGTTGCGGATGCGCCACACAGTGGTCAACCGCGGTACGTCGGACTTCGTGCTGACCGCGCTGGACCTGCAGCTGCCGGTGCCGGACCGGGCGCGGGAGGTGCTGGACTTCTCCGGGCTGTGGGCGCACGAGCGGCGGCCACAGCGCGGTGAGCTGCGGCAGGGCGCGTGGATGCGCGAGTCCCGGCACGGCCGGCCCGGCCACGACGACGCGTTCCTGCTGGTTGCGGGCGTACCCGGGTTCGGGTTCCGCGGTGGCGAGGTGTGGGCCGCGCACCTGGCGTGGAGCGGCGACAAGCGCGTCTGGGCAGCCCGGTCCGCGCTCGGCCCGGCCGTGCTCGGCGCCGGTGAACTGCTCGGCGCGGGCGAGGTGACGCTGGCGCCGGGCGACGAGTACTGCACGCCGTGGCTGGTCGCGGTCTGGTCGGACCGCGGGCTGGATGGGCTCTCCGACCGGTTGCACCCGTGGATCCGCGGCCGCTCCGAGCTGCACCGGCCGCGCCCGGTCGTGCTGAACACGTGGGAGGCGGTCTACTTCGCCCAGGACCTCGACACGCTCGGCGCGCTCGCGGACGCGGCCGGTGCGGTCGGCGTGGAACGGTTCGTGCTCGACGACGGGTGGTTCACCGGGCGGCGCGACGACCGGCGCGCACTCGGCGACTGGTTCGTCGACGCCGAGGTGTGGCCGTCCGGCCTGCACCCGTTGATCAAACGGGTGCACGACGCCGGCATGGACTTCGGCCTGTGGGTCGAGCCGGAGATGGTCAGCCCGTCCTCGCAGCTCGCCGCCGCGCACCCGGACTGGGTGCTCGGCGCTTCCGGCGGGCCCACCTGGCGCTTCCAGCGCGTTCTCGACCTCTCCCGTCCCGGGGCGTACGGGTACGTGCTGGAGCGGCTGAACGCGCTGCTCAACGAGTACCCGATCGCGTTCCTGAAGTGGGACCACAACCGGGACGTGCTCACCCCGGGCGTGGCGCACGCGCAGACCACCGCGCTCTACCGGCTGCTGCGTGAGCTGCGCGTGGCACATCCGGACGTGGAGATCGAGAGTTGCGCGTCCGGCGGCGGGCGGGTCGACCTGGGCATCCTGGAGCTGGTCGACCGGTTCTGGACGTCCGACACCAACGACCCGCTCGACCGGCAGAGCATCCAGCGGTGGACGTCGGTGCTCGTACCCCCGGAGTATCTGGGCGGGCACCTCGGCGACAAGGCCGCGCACATCACCGGGCGCACCACTGATCTCGCGTTCCGGCAGGCCACCGCGCTGTTCGGCAGCGCCGGCATCGAGTGGAACCTGCTGCACGCCACGCCCGGGGAGCGCGACGCGATCGCTGAGTGGATCGCGTTGCACAAGCGGCTGCGCGAACTGCTGCACACCGGCCGGGTGGTCCGCGCCGACACCGCCGACCCGGCCCAGCTGGTGCACGGTGTGGTCGCGCAGGACCGGCGCAGCGCGATCGTCGCCTACGTGACGCTGGACGCGCCGCAGGCCGCGCTGCCGGCCCCGCTGCGGATCCCCGGCCTGGACCAGAACCGGCTCTACACGGTGCGCCCGCTGCTGACCGGCGCGGTCACCCAGGACGCGCCGCCGCCGTGGCTGGCGTCCGGCTCGGTGACGCTGCCCGGCCGGGTACTGTCCGAGGTCGGACTCGCGATGCCGCTGCTCAAGCCGCAGCAGGCCGCGCTGTTCGAGGTGTCGGCTGCCTGA
- a CDS encoding NADH:flavin oxidoreductase/NADH oxidase, producing the protein MTSRLFQPITLPTADGAGLRIRNRAFVAPMCQYAIDAEDGVPTDWHLVHLGSFASGGFGLVVTEATAVEARGRISPRDVGLHDDAQQAAHARIVEFVHAQGAAAGVQLAHAGGKASTYPSLPGMPTATVPAAERGWPTVSAADGPVLPGLDAATGLDEAGIATVIAAFAESARRADEAGYDVLQIHAAHGYLIHQFLSPLTNTRTDGYGGDEYGRTRLAREVVAAVRKVWPAHKPLGIRISATDWVPGGWDVEASARLVRTLADEAALTWVDVSSGGLGRAADIPVGPGYQVPQAARLTDALAGTDVVVSAVGLIDHAAQAETIVATGQAHAVSIGRAALRNPHWAAQAAADLAVPAADLPHAPQYWRARW; encoded by the coding sequence GTGACCAGTCGACTGTTCCAGCCCATCACCCTGCCCACCGCCGACGGCGCGGGCCTGCGCATCCGTAACCGCGCGTTCGTCGCCCCGATGTGCCAGTACGCGATCGACGCCGAGGACGGCGTACCCACTGATTGGCATCTGGTCCACCTGGGGTCGTTCGCGTCCGGCGGTTTCGGTCTGGTCGTCACGGAGGCCACCGCGGTGGAGGCACGGGGCCGCATCTCCCCGCGTGACGTCGGCCTGCACGACGACGCCCAGCAGGCCGCGCACGCCCGGATCGTCGAATTCGTCCACGCGCAGGGCGCGGCGGCCGGCGTGCAGCTCGCGCACGCCGGCGGCAAGGCCTCGACCTATCCGTCCCTGCCCGGCATGCCCACCGCCACCGTCCCCGCCGCCGAGCGCGGCTGGCCCACGGTCAGCGCCGCCGACGGCCCGGTCCTGCCCGGTCTGGACGCCGCGACCGGCCTGGACGAGGCCGGGATCGCCACCGTGATCGCCGCGTTCGCCGAGTCCGCCCGCCGCGCGGACGAAGCCGGCTACGACGTCCTGCAGATCCACGCCGCGCACGGATATCTGATCCACCAGTTCCTGTCGCCGCTGACCAACACCCGCACCGACGGGTACGGCGGCGACGAGTACGGCCGTACCCGCCTGGCGCGCGAGGTCGTCGCCGCGGTCCGCAAGGTCTGGCCGGCGCACAAGCCGCTGGGGATCCGGATCAGCGCGACCGACTGGGTCCCGGGAGGCTGGGACGTCGAAGCCTCCGCCCGCCTGGTCCGCACGCTCGCCGATGAGGCCGCCCTGACCTGGGTCGACGTGTCGAGCGGCGGCCTCGGCCGGGCCGCTGACATCCCGGTCGGCCCTGGCTACCAGGTCCCGCAGGCGGCCCGCCTCACCGACGCGCTGGCCGGCACCGACGTCGTCGTCAGCGCCGTCGGCCTGATCGACCACGCCGCGCAGGCCGAGACGATCGTCGCCACCGGCCAGGCCCACGCCGTCTCCATCGGCCGCGCCGCGCTCCGCAACCCCCACTGGGCCGCCCAGGCCGCGGCCGACCTGGCCGTCCCGGCCGCCGACCTCCCGCACGCCCCGCAGTACTGGCGCGCTCGCTGGTAG
- a CDS encoding LacI family DNA-binding transcriptional regulator, protein MQPQKRATVHDVAAAAGVSRGTVSRVLNGGYVSAQSRAAIEAAIADVGYVPNTAARNLVRRRTQAVGFLTLEPHSLLLEDPNIGAIMLGANEELSIADHQMVSLVVDSARDTERVARYLSGGFVDGAIVVSARTHDPITRVIAALGLPATFVGHPPDLARDTPWVGIDNAGSAREVVTRLAAGGRRRIGMIAAALDRDSGADRLAGFRAALSDRFDPALVAEVPLYDYASGVKGMRELLTREPAIDGVFAASDAIAAGALEALRDAGRAVPGEVGLVGFDDSSWALRAQPSLSTVHQPAREVGAVAADLVLRQIRGEHPQPVVLPSPVVWRDSA, encoded by the coding sequence ATGCAACCGCAGAAACGCGCCACGGTGCACGACGTGGCCGCCGCGGCCGGCGTCTCCCGCGGCACCGTGAGCCGGGTACTCAACGGCGGATACGTCTCCGCGCAGTCCCGCGCCGCCATCGAGGCCGCGATCGCCGACGTCGGCTACGTACCGAACACGGCCGCACGCAACCTGGTCCGGCGCCGCACGCAGGCCGTCGGCTTCCTCACGCTCGAACCGCACTCACTGCTGCTCGAGGATCCGAACATTGGCGCGATCATGCTCGGCGCGAACGAGGAACTGTCGATCGCCGACCACCAGATGGTCAGCCTCGTCGTCGACTCGGCCCGCGACACCGAACGCGTCGCCCGCTACCTCAGCGGCGGCTTCGTCGACGGCGCCATCGTGGTCTCCGCCCGCACCCATGACCCGATCACCCGCGTGATCGCCGCGCTCGGCCTGCCCGCCACGTTCGTCGGCCACCCGCCCGACCTGGCCCGCGACACGCCGTGGGTCGGCATCGACAACGCCGGCTCCGCCCGCGAGGTGGTCACCCGGCTCGCGGCCGGCGGCCGGCGGCGGATCGGCATGATCGCGGCGGCGCTGGACCGCGACTCCGGCGCCGACCGCCTGGCCGGCTTCCGGGCCGCGCTCAGCGACCGCTTCGACCCGGCGCTGGTCGCGGAGGTACCGCTCTACGACTACGCGTCCGGTGTGAAGGGCATGCGCGAACTGCTGACCCGCGAACCCGCGATCGACGGCGTGTTCGCCGCCTCCGACGCGATCGCAGCCGGTGCACTCGAGGCGCTGCGCGACGCCGGCCGGGCCGTACCCGGGGAAGTGGGCCTGGTGGGTTTCGACGACAGCTCATGGGCGCTGCGGGCACAGCCGTCACTGTCCACGGTCCACCAGCCGGCGCGCGAGGTCGGCGCGGTCGCGGCGGATCTCGTGCTTCGCCAGATTCGTGGGGAGCATCCTCAGCCGGTCGTCCTCCCGTCCCCGGTCGTCTGGCGCGATTCCGCCTGA
- a CDS encoding MerR family transcriptional regulator: protein MRTVDVARRSGYSVQQIRNLERDGVLPPAARTATGHRSYTGRHVLAATAYRALAAGTGPAEARAIVRAAHDPSPAGMLALLDAAHARLDAERRSLRLAQDAARSISAEPLRDVRAADAMTISELAAALGVRTSALRHWHAEGLVVPDRDTAGRDRVYSPGAVRDARITDQLRRAGYPIATLRTLLPELRHADARTALDTREAGLTARSRALLNGAAALSALLASPTDMPG, encoded by the coding sequence ATGCGTACGGTGGATGTGGCCCGGCGTTCCGGGTACTCCGTGCAGCAGATCCGCAACCTGGAGCGCGACGGCGTCCTCCCGCCCGCGGCGCGCACCGCCACCGGCCACCGCAGCTACACCGGCCGGCACGTGCTGGCCGCGACCGCCTACCGCGCGCTGGCCGCCGGCACCGGACCGGCCGAGGCCAGGGCGATCGTGCGCGCCGCCCACGATCCGTCGCCCGCAGGCATGCTGGCGCTGCTCGACGCCGCGCATGCCCGTCTGGACGCCGAGCGCCGCAGCCTGCGCCTGGCCCAGGACGCCGCCCGGTCGATCTCCGCCGAGCCGCTCCGGGACGTCCGCGCCGCCGACGCGATGACCATCTCCGAACTGGCCGCCGCGCTCGGCGTCCGGACCTCCGCGCTGCGGCACTGGCACGCCGAGGGCCTGGTCGTGCCGGACCGGGACACCGCCGGCCGGGACCGGGTCTACTCCCCCGGTGCGGTCCGCGACGCGCGGATCACCGATCAGCTCCGTCGCGCCGGCTACCCGATCGCCACGCTGCGCACGCTGCTGCCGGAGTTGCGCCACGCCGACGCCCGCACCGCGCTCGACACGCGGGAGGCGGGCCTGACAGCGCGTTCCCGGGCGCTGCTGAACGGTGCTGCCGCGCTCAGCGCACTCCTCGCATCCCCGACCGATATGCCCGGATAG
- a CDS encoding YkvA family protein — MEWWQPLASVTAALLLAWIGLLITLLIAKPDRARLTEALRLLPDLLRLLRHLAADRELPRGVRLRLGLLLAYLALPFDLIPDFIPVLGYADDVIIVIAVLRSVVRQAGLEAVRRHWPGTDDGFAALSRLTGLSR; from the coding sequence ATGGAATGGTGGCAGCCGCTGGCGAGCGTCACCGCGGCACTGCTGCTGGCCTGGATCGGCCTGCTGATCACGTTGCTGATCGCCAAGCCGGACCGGGCCCGGCTCACGGAGGCGCTGCGGCTCCTGCCCGATCTACTACGGCTGCTGCGGCACCTGGCCGCCGACCGGGAACTGCCGCGCGGTGTCCGGCTCAGGCTCGGCCTCCTCCTCGCCTACCTGGCCCTGCCTTTCGATCTGATCCCCGACTTCATCCCGGTCCTCGGCTACGCCGACGACGTGATCATCGTCATCGCGGTCCTGCGCTCCGTGGTCCGGCAGGCCGGCCTGGAAGCGGTCCGCCGGCACTGGCCCGGCACCGACGACGGCTTCGCCGCGCTCAGCCGCCTCACCGGCCTCAGCCGCTGA
- a CDS encoding maleylpyruvate isomerase family mycothiol-dependent enzyme encodes MIAAERRGIADLIDSLSPGQLRTPSLCESWTVQQVAGHLVAAVSDLDVSTLLLLLRSGFNVHRANDRLARRVAERHAVELADLLRHNADNPFRPPIVGYPGQLTDLQVHGQDMRRPLGLPHELRPEALRVSLDFLVGGRAVGFTPKQRPAGLRFEAHDIEWSWGSGPLVRGTGEAVMLALTGRTVILPELDGDGVPLLTRRLRA; translated from the coding sequence ATGATCGCAGCGGAACGGCGCGGGATCGCCGACCTGATCGACTCGCTGTCCCCCGGCCAGCTCCGCACACCCAGCTTGTGTGAGTCGTGGACCGTGCAGCAGGTCGCCGGTCATCTCGTCGCCGCCGTGTCCGATCTGGACGTGTCCACGCTGCTCCTGCTACTCCGCAGCGGATTCAACGTGCACCGGGCCAACGACCGTCTCGCTCGGCGTGTCGCGGAACGACACGCCGTCGAGTTGGCCGATCTGCTGCGACATAACGCGGACAACCCGTTCCGGCCGCCGATCGTCGGCTATCCCGGGCAGCTGACCGATCTCCAGGTGCACGGGCAGGACATGCGCCGGCCGCTCGGCCTGCCGCACGAACTCCGGCCCGAGGCCCTGCGCGTGTCGCTGGACTTCCTCGTCGGCGGTCGCGCGGTCGGTTTCACGCCGAAGCAGCGCCCGGCCGGGCTCCGGTTCGAGGCCCACGACATCGAATGGTCGTGGGGATCCGGCCCGCTGGTACGCGGCACCGGCGAGGCCGTGATGCTCGCGCTGACCGGCCGCACCGTCATCCTCCCCGAGCTGGACGGAGACGGCGTGCCGCTGTTGACACGCCGTCTCCGCGCCTGA
- a CDS encoding TetR/AcrR family transcriptional regulator has protein sequence MSIRLQCENMGRVPKKVDHRERRQLIVDALMRVAATGGLEAISLRHVAAEAGVTTGMVQHYFATKDDMMRFALNGIIERTTARIEAAMARLSQPPGPADLVRTLLTTLLPLDDERRADGKVGLAFLAYSAVEPGAADLLRDNTRQMAGFMADQVRAAQAAGAAPAHLDADAAGAGLLAAMEGLSIYVLGGYYDGETAVRALHAHLGLIFTG, from the coding sequence ATGTCAATACGACTGCAATGTGAAAACATGGGTCGCGTGCCGAAGAAGGTCGACCACCGGGAACGCCGCCAGCTGATCGTCGACGCACTGATGCGGGTCGCCGCGACCGGCGGCCTCGAAGCCATCAGCCTGCGACATGTCGCCGCCGAGGCCGGCGTCACCACCGGCATGGTGCAGCACTACTTCGCGACCAAGGACGACATGATGCGGTTCGCGCTGAACGGCATCATCGAGCGCACGACCGCCCGGATCGAGGCGGCGATGGCCCGGCTGTCGCAGCCGCCCGGACCGGCCGACCTGGTCCGCACGCTGCTCACCACGCTGTTGCCGCTCGATGACGAGCGGCGCGCGGACGGGAAGGTGGGCCTGGCGTTCCTCGCGTACTCGGCGGTCGAGCCGGGTGCCGCCGACCTCCTGCGGGACAACACGCGGCAGATGGCCGGTTTCATGGCCGACCAGGTACGTGCGGCGCAGGCAGCGGGCGCGGCCCCGGCGCATCTCGACGCGGACGCCGCCGGAGCGGGGTTGCTGGCGGCGATGGAAGGGCTGTCGATCTACGTGCTCGGTGGTTACTATGACGGCGAGACCGCGGTACGTGCGTTGCACGCGCATCTGGGCCTGATCTTCACGGGCTGA
- a CDS encoding right-handed parallel beta-helix repeat-containing protein: MVNRRNALRVAMTGGAAAVGAVAMAPTAVQAAPGDDGWISVLDHGAAGDGVTDDTARIQAALDAAKASVPQKSVSFPAGRVFRVTGEISLAGYANATIAGNGATLALTGAKPTAAHISTVLRLTDVREITIEDLTIRDTDRTQVYNGLLLAKAHRCVIRGVRVMDVRFTGISVFDNPPAPDGSPAVSDDVLITGCVVEGTRQGISVNGRDIRIIGNHVAMDWWSTDEAKRGPWQSTSDYYDGINVLAGSDRTVVSGNTITDCGQSGVYTQSVRNLVVADNTVTGCVLRGIEIDGQRKHLESADDVVPEKDKLRAYGVTITGNTLLDNLGNINILYALDVTITGNRVHNKRESTCIAINRGTEHAVVVGNHCRQDDPYRAAIWVKPVETLPDGTVVPGTKNVTIAWNNVEAAYDWYAPADTVVMQRTGDAEISTVGTIKATGAIRATGKMLAAGGLGVGNSATASRPGTVIRKVEIFDADGKSLGFIPVYNSIT, from the coding sequence ATGGTGAACAGACGAAACGCACTGCGCGTCGCGATGACCGGCGGCGCAGCGGCGGTCGGTGCCGTGGCGATGGCACCGACCGCGGTGCAGGCGGCGCCGGGCGACGACGGGTGGATCTCGGTCCTCGACCACGGCGCGGCCGGCGACGGGGTCACCGACGACACCGCAAGGATCCAGGCGGCGCTGGACGCGGCCAAGGCCTCGGTGCCGCAGAAGAGCGTCTCCTTCCCGGCGGGACGGGTCTTCCGCGTCACCGGCGAGATCAGCCTCGCCGGGTACGCGAACGCCACCATCGCCGGCAACGGGGCGACGCTGGCGCTCACCGGTGCGAAGCCGACCGCGGCGCACATCAGCACGGTGCTGCGGCTGACCGACGTCCGCGAGATCACCATCGAGGATCTGACGATCCGGGACACCGACCGCACCCAGGTCTACAACGGCCTGCTGCTGGCGAAGGCCCACCGGTGCGTGATCCGCGGCGTCCGGGTGATGGACGTGCGATTCACCGGCATCTCGGTCTTCGACAACCCGCCGGCGCCGGACGGCTCGCCGGCCGTCTCCGACGACGTACTGATCACCGGCTGTGTCGTCGAGGGCACGCGGCAGGGCATCTCGGTCAACGGGCGCGACATCCGCATCATCGGCAATCACGTGGCGATGGATTGGTGGTCCACCGACGAGGCCAAGCGGGGTCCGTGGCAGAGCACCTCCGACTACTACGACGGCATCAACGTGCTGGCCGGCTCGGACCGGACCGTGGTCTCCGGGAACACGATCACCGACTGCGGCCAGTCCGGCGTCTACACCCAGTCGGTGCGGAACCTGGTCGTCGCCGACAACACGGTGACCGGATGCGTGCTGCGCGGCATCGAGATCGACGGGCAGCGCAAGCATCTGGAAAGTGCCGACGACGTCGTGCCGGAGAAGGACAAGCTGCGCGCGTACGGCGTGACGATCACCGGGAACACGCTGCTGGACAACCTGGGCAACATCAACATCCTGTACGCCCTGGACGTCACGATCACCGGTAACCGGGTGCACAACAAGCGCGAGTCGACCTGCATCGCGATCAACCGAGGTACCGAGCACGCGGTCGTGGTCGGCAATCACTGCCGTCAGGACGACCCGTACCGGGCGGCGATCTGGGTCAAGCCGGTCGAGACGCTGCCCGACGGCACGGTGGTGCCGGGCACGAAGAACGTCACCATCGCGTGGAACAACGTGGAGGCGGCCTACGACTGGTACGCGCCCGCGGACACGGTCGTCATGCAGCGGACCGGCGACGCCGAGATCTCCACGGTCGGCACGATCAAGGCGACCGGTGCGATCAGGGCCACCGGCAAGATGCTCGCGGCGGGCGGCCTCGGGGTCGGCAACAGCGCCACCGCGTCCCGGCCGGGCACCGTGATCCGCAAGGTGGAGATCTTCGACGCGGACGGGAAGTCGCTGGGCTTCATCCCGGTCTACAACTCGATCACCTGA
- a CDS encoding ArsR/SmtB family transcription factor — MLDECKALANETRLSILEWLKDPGAHFAHGAGDEPLGVCVGLIQQRAGCSASTVSAHLAVLQRAGFLQATRRGQWTYYRRDEARIRAFAARLHHDL, encoded by the coding sequence GTGCTGGACGAGTGCAAGGCCCTGGCGAACGAGACCCGCCTGAGCATCCTGGAGTGGCTGAAGGACCCGGGCGCGCACTTCGCGCACGGTGCCGGCGACGAGCCGCTCGGTGTCTGCGTGGGCCTGATCCAGCAACGCGCCGGGTGCTCGGCCTCGACCGTCTCCGCGCACCTCGCCGTCCTCCAGCGCGCCGGATTCCTGCAGGCCACCCGCCGCGGCCAGTGGACGTACTACCGCCGCGACGAGGCACGCATCCGCGCGTTCGCCGCACGCCTGCACCACGACCTGTAA
- a CDS encoding BLUF domain-containing protein translates to MGMTQLIYRSRQDRLPAESIFNIRDQARENNARLAVTGVLLFSPEHFLQCLEGEAEQVTRTFRIIAEDPRHDRISLLSVRDVPQRSFPDWSMGLVDTGSASIREAVGDVLPADGFAPDRLGTDQVTTLMQRLRTLQQTY, encoded by the coding sequence ATGGGGATGACGCAGCTGATCTACCGGAGCCGCCAGGATCGGCTGCCGGCGGAGAGCATCTTCAACATCCGCGACCAGGCCCGGGAGAACAACGCCCGGCTCGCCGTCACCGGCGTGCTGCTGTTCAGCCCGGAGCACTTCCTGCAGTGCCTGGAGGGCGAGGCCGAGCAGGTCACCCGCACGTTCCGGATCATCGCCGAGGATCCGCGGCACGACCGCATCTCGCTGCTGTCCGTGCGCGACGTGCCGCAGCGCAGCTTCCCGGACTGGTCCATGGGCCTGGTCGACACCGGTTCGGCCAGCATCCGCGAGGCGGTCGGCGACGTCCTCCCCGCCGACGGCTTCGCGCCCGACCGCCTCGGCACCGACCAGGTCACCACGCTGATGCAGCGGCTGCGCACGCTGCAGCAAACCTACTGA
- a CDS encoding LLM class flavin-dependent oxidoreductase, with translation MMPTALSLLDLAPIATGQTARDSFEASVELARAAERSGYQRVWYAEHHNMATIASSATSVLIGYVAAHTESIKLGSGGIMLPNHSPLVIAEQFGTLATLYPGRIDLGLGRAPGSDQVTMRALRRDHLSAESFPQDVLELQGYLTGRTRITGVQSYPKPDGQVPLFILGSSLFGAQLAAQLGLPYAFASHFAPDALHQAVQVYRDTFTPSAQLTEPYVIAGVNVIAADTREEAEDQKTRAYRNRTRAFITRGSVGQNFTDAEIDAFLASPNGQQLAQMTRYTAVGTPDEVRDYLEAFATSIRADELITAHHAEDITARIRSVELTGAAMTAAAAA, from the coding sequence ATGATGCCCACCGCACTCTCCCTGCTCGACCTCGCCCCGATCGCGACCGGCCAGACCGCGCGCGACAGCTTCGAGGCCAGCGTGGAGCTGGCCCGCGCCGCCGAGCGCAGCGGTTACCAGCGCGTCTGGTACGCCGAGCACCACAACATGGCGACGATCGCGTCGTCGGCGACGAGCGTGCTGATCGGGTACGTGGCCGCGCACACCGAGTCGATCAAGCTGGGCTCCGGCGGCATCATGCTGCCGAACCACTCGCCGCTCGTCATCGCGGAGCAGTTCGGCACGCTCGCCACGCTCTACCCCGGCCGGATCGACCTCGGCCTCGGCCGCGCGCCCGGCAGCGACCAGGTCACCATGCGCGCGCTGCGCCGCGACCACCTGTCCGCCGAGTCGTTCCCGCAGGACGTGCTGGAGCTGCAGGGCTACCTGACCGGCAGGACGCGCATCACCGGCGTGCAGTCCTACCCGAAGCCGGACGGCCAGGTGCCACTGTTCATCCTCGGCTCGTCGCTGTTCGGCGCGCAGCTCGCCGCGCAGCTCGGCCTGCCGTACGCGTTCGCCTCGCACTTCGCGCCGGACGCGCTGCACCAGGCCGTGCAGGTCTACCGGGACACGTTCACGCCGTCCGCGCAGCTGACCGAGCCGTACGTGATCGCCGGCGTGAACGTGATCGCCGCCGACACGCGCGAGGAGGCCGAGGACCAGAAGACCCGCGCCTACCGCAACCGCACCCGCGCGTTCATCACCCGCGGCTCGGTCGGCCAGAACTTCACCGACGCGGAGATCGACGCGTTCCTCGCCTCGCCGAACGGCCAGCAGCTCGCGCAGATGACGCGCTACACCGCGGTCGGCACGCCGGACGAGGTGCGCGACTACCTGGAGGCGTTCGCCACGTCGATCCGCGCCGACGAGCTGATCACCGCCCACCACGCCGAGGACATCACCGCCCGGATCAGGTCCGTCGAACTCACCGGCGCGGCCATGACCGCGGCCGCGGCCGCCTGA